The sequence below is a genomic window from Zootoca vivipara chromosome 9, rZooViv1.1, whole genome shotgun sequence.
aAATGCATCTCCATAGCTCATTATAGTGGCTATGTATAATTAAACTGACTTCCTGGCATGGCCATATTTCTAGTCCTTACTGTTTAAAGATCTCCACTGCTCCTCTCAACTAAGCAATTGCCTGATTAACATTATTTGAAGTCCCAAGATGCTTTTACACTCAGTTTGTAATGAAGCCTAAGCAATGATTCATGTAGAAACATGGGAGCCAGTTTCTTATGTCTGGACCTCATGTTGCTTTGGCAATATCTGTAGAAGGAATAAGATGGAACAGGTGGATTACTTATCAGTGGACAATACTGACCCGGGAAGGAAACATATAATCTGCCCAACCCATATGGTTCCTTCCTAAAGACTTTAATGGAAAATCTACATGTAAGCAGcgcacacatagaatcatagaaccgtagagtcggaagggaccctggggatcatgtagtccaaccccctgcaatgcaggaaaatatgCAATTCCATAACATATGAATTTTCACTTTGTCATTTGGAAAACTGATGGGTTAGACTaagccaggggtagtcaacctaaggcccgtgggccggatgcagcccaatcgccttttcaatcaggcccacggacggtctgggaatcagcatgtttttacatgagtagaatgtgtccttttatttaaaatgcatctctgggttatttgtggggcataggaattcgttcattctccccaaaaaaatatagacCGGCCCACCACATGGACCGAGGGACGGTGGatcggcccacagctgaaaaaggttgctaatGACTAAGCCCTCATTTTGAGGGTGTCTGTGACTCCTATCTATAGGCCCAATGTCAGGAGTTGGCATAGTTGAGCAGGTGCTGGATTCTCTGACCTAGCAAAAGGCCCATTGCAAAGCACCACTCCAAGCACCTCCATCTTTGTTAGGCCACCTGCATATGTTTAGACACAAAGCTCcattatttaacaacaacaacaacagtttattaGTTGCCCCAGAAGCCAACAGGCAGCCAATATGAATCGGGTGCAAGTTACCTCATGCCCTCAAACCCTAACACTGCTTATTTCTCATAAGCCTGGTGACACAGGAATGGTGGTGGTATTTCAATTGCAATATCAGTCCCATCAGTGTTCTTACCCCTAGTGGGGAGGACGTGCAGTGTGAACTATGCAGCAGCTGCCCCAACAGAAGCCATAAGTCCTCCcagcctgctgctgctccctACCACCTGCATGGGCAAGGGCAGGGAGGCCTGAGAAGAAGTGAGCTCCAGGCAAGACTGCCAGCTATGCAGTAGCATTTATTACAGCTTTCAACCACCCCACCCATCCACAAGAAGCTTGGTGGTCAACAGGCCAGGTGTTGTGTGCGTCTGTGTCTCTGAGGAAAGAGTCATGTGTGTATTTGGAAAAACCACAGCAGGTTTCTTGCCTGTGGCCCACAGAAGCCTTAAACTTGGTCATGCCAAGTTGGCTTCCCTTCTTACACACCTCCTTGTGTTATCTCTTCTCAATAAGCTTGCCTACTGTTAGCTCCTTCTGCTtgctcataaaggtaaagggaccccttaccgttaggtccagtcgtgaccgactctggggttgcagtgctcatctcgcgttattggccgagggagccagcgtacagcttctgggtcatgtggccagcatgactaagccgctttctggtgaaccagagcagtgtacagaaacgccatttaccttcccgccggagcggtacctatttatctacttgcactgcgtgctttcgaactgctaggttggcaggagcagggactgagcaacaggagctcaccccaccgcggggattcaaactgccgaccttctgatcagcaagccctaggctcagtggtttaacccacagggccacccatGTCCCCTCATACTGCTTGCCTATAATATTCTGTGTCTCTTTCACCTCTCATGTTGAGAAATCTCTCAAGAACTGCTACTCCAATTCCAATTCCATCCAATCTCTCAAGATCTGCTCCTCCATTTCCATCCAATTCTCGTTTCTTTATCCCCAGTTATGGATTTGTCAGTCCCTAACTGTTTAAAGCCACCTTGAGTAGTACATGGGCACTAGAAGAGTGGGATAGCGTAGATAGCAGAGAGgttggggaagcagagagagatttCATGTAAACAGTATACATACctaggcagccagccagccagaggtcAAGTATATGACTGCTGCTTTTGTACAATGATTTGCATGATGTTTCGGTTTGTGTGCCAGTGTGCCAGATTAGTTTTGTCTATTTTCATTGCACAGATTATGCCGTTGTCTTTtaacaccctgtggaatgcccatgCTACCTTTCTCCTTGGCAATGCTCTGATGTGGTTCCTCTTCTTAAAAGCTTCTATGATGAACCCAGGTTTGCTTCCTCAACACACTGATGAATATTACCAGGCCATCAGACAGGTATTTCTCCCGTACACCTTCGCATATGCAACCATCTCTCGCACATTAGTAATAATTCTCTTTGGCAATAATCACCTCTGGAATTAAGCAAATGCTGTTGCTGAATTGAAAGCATCCTTCTTTTGTCATCATTTTTATAGATGCCTAAATGTTGGAGATAagaaaattcaattaatgcaggCAGCTAGCAAAGAAAGgcttcagtgcttctgcgcacatatctgggattaagtcccattgacttaacttctgagtagacaagtataGAATTGTGCTGTTTTGGTGACTGATTTTGTTTTCTACTATCTAAGAAGTCATGTTTTATAATATGATCAAGGGACATCCCAatagtataaaacaatgcagctacataacaATATGAACCATTCACAAAATATAATACGgattgaatcttcctgccacactagCAATCCTCGCCTGTCACACAAGTGTGTGAGAACCACTGTTCTACATACTTCCTGCTTTGGAAGGAAGAAATTGCACTTTTTGCTGAGGCATTTGCCCTGGAGATGGGTAAACTCACACAAGTCCACCTTCAATTAGAACATAAATGCATGAACAGCAGCTGTATCACCTGGTTGTCTGAAACGATGCTATTGTTTAAAGCACATATACAAAAGCATTAGGTTAGTTGGTTCTTAGATTCTCCCATTGCATTTTAGATTCCATCCTGGATATCTTCTTCTTTCTAAGGTGGATTATCTTAATTATTGGGAAGAGGGCAAAATCCTGTTGCCTAGACTGTGTCATGTGTGCCACCTTGTGAAACCTCTTCGAGCTAAACATTGTCGTATCATCAATCGTTGTGTCTCTGGCTTTGATCATTATTGTCCTTTTATCTACAACAGCGTGGGATACAGGAACAGGTACAGATGTGGAAAAGAGATTTTTCCTGCAGCATTTAAGATAGCCTTCCGCAACCCATTAGCTTTCAGATAtgtcatcagttccagccagcattgccagcgacatgatgggagttgtgaaccacaacatctggagggcaacaggtttggGAAAGATTGTTCAAGATATTTTTGCTCGTCTATAAGTCATTACTAACTAAGCAttcttttttccctcttttcACAACACCATCAGATGTTGCACTGTTGATATCTCTCATCAGAAACATTAACATGTGACACAATAAGTCTTTGGATCACCACTGTATCTATCAGCCATCTGTGGCCCTACAATCAGCAGGTGGACCCTGTTGGTGTCACCCTACTTGGGGTATACCCAGCGGGTGGTGACTtgtgcagggccttctcagtagtggctccccatttgtgaaatgccctTTCCAGTGAGCTGCATCAGCCTCCCTCCTTAtaaattttttaaggaaaaaacaggttttttaaaagaaaatacttatTGATACTTAGAAAAATTATAAAGTTTTGATGGTTGAAAGCTCTGTCCCTGATACCACTGAAATTACTGTAATAGTTTAAGGGTAGATTATTGCTTTCAGGAGATTTTAACTGGTTTTTAGAAAGTTGTTCTTAActgtttttttataatttttaattgtgttattttAGTATTGAAATGTGTGCTGTCCTTGACTCATTTGGAGCAGGGTGTGAgatatacatttaattaattgATAAATAAGTCATAAACTTATTTATTTGGCAAAGCCAAAATTGTGGTACACAAAACAGATTTAAACTGATAAAATGGTCGTGgctccttcctccaccccatgAAACAATGGGGGAATTGATTTTCTGTAAAGGAGAAAATTGTCAATGCCATACTTAGAAACCAAGACCAGTATTTAGTGCTGAAGACACGACAATTAAGCTCATGTTAAAACCCACTGAAGGCCAGTTGATGGCCTGTATTATCAACTGCTTGCTTTGCTGATCATTTTTAATCATATATGCATCCAAGTCACACCAGAGACATTTCCTCACAGATAAGCTGCTCTCAGAAGGCACTACCACAGTTATCTCCCCACATCATCTTTTAAGGGCATATTTATGAAATGTGACCTTGAGCACACTCTGCTACCATTTGAGGTTCTTTTCTGCcagagtttgtttttaatgtgatccaacttcatttttaaaaagtggtgacACAGCAGGATCCGAGGACTAAACTCACAGAGTAATCAGTACctccagctgctgggaattgtgggtAAAGAGAGTGCAGTTTTGCTTAGCTTCTGCTTCTAGGCTGCTCAcggatatctggttggccactgtgagaacaggatgctggattagatgggccattggcctgattctaTGTTCTTATGAATTAAATCACCACATCAGCTGCATATGAGAGAGGTTGTTCTAGATACTGACTGAACTTTGCAAAGGCTTTGTTAGCTTTTTACGTAGTACCGGTAGAagcattgctttgtttttgttttgcttcattctAGGCCCTATTTTGTAGGATTCCTCACTACTATGTGTCTGAACTCTGTTGTTGGAATATATCTATGCTGGAATTGGTTTAATGTAATGGGACGCAGTATTTTCATCGGGATcggatttctctttctttccgtCATTGCCACAACATCAGCAATGATGACTTCACTGTGTGTATGTATAATCTTGAATGCATATTTTTATAGCATGCTTTTGGCATCACAGGTAACTATGGGATCAgccatttgtttttattaaaaggaTTTAAAAATTAAAGTAAAAAATGGCAACTTTTTAAAGGGTCACCTTTTAGCATCACAGCATTGAAGCAGAGGACTCATAGAAACCAAAATGTTGGCTTTTAAATGacaaattggggggaggggtcttCGGGGGCAAGCTATGAGCCCCTGGGTAGCCACTGCTGCCCTCGGAGATGGCAAGGCTCGGATTTTCCCACATagccaaaatattttttaaaaggcactgaCTCTCTGAGTGGTAAGACAGCACTCATTCTTATCCCAGACTGCATATTGACAAGTCAAAGGGAAAAGACTGTGTGAACCTGAAACATGTTGCAGACAGCATGgtcagtagtcaggaatgatgagagttgtagctcagggacatctggaggtccaagtgGTCCCGATCTCCTACTTTCTGGTTTCTGCATTCTGCCTGAGGCAATCATTTTAGTATTTCATAGTATTTAAATGCTGGACCAGCTTTGTCACATAAAGGGCAATCTTCTCTCCCTCAGCCATTCACACAGGATGCTAATGTTAGAAAGACAGTCATCTCAAAGAGGGAGAGCGATAAGTTACGAAAAACTAGATGAGGTTAATGTGTGTTATATATAGTATAGTGGGAACAGCAGCTCAGTTTAGATAGAACTGTTAATGCCCTCTAGTGTCTCTTTATTGAAAGCCAGAGACAGAGAAAAAGTTTACTCAAATAGGATGCTACTGGTAAGTAACTGCACTATTTTCGACTGGCTGATTTCAAGTGGGATcatactgaaaataaaacaatagaatgcTTGATGGGAAATACATTTAATTTGCAAGGGTGTAAGTTGTATCCAATCCCTTTGGATATatggttttttaatgttctggTATCAGCATATAAGCAGATATTAACTTCGTAACATGTACTGAAGAATAATTTATGTTTTGATACACCACCTAAATAATACAGCTGGCCACAGAAATGATTAAATTGTATGCTTGTATTATTTCTGTTTGAGAGTTTCTACTACCCAATGACAGGATAGTCTGATATTGTGGGATGAACTCTCATAAGAAGAATCATTAACTAAGATTATGGGCAGCAGAATATTTGGTAGTTCACTTACACTACTATTTGTTCCTTATGGTCCTTGCTTCCTTGAACACGGGAAGCTGCCCTATACGAGTCAGACCAGTGACTCTCAGCATCTCCACTAGTTGTGATCCACTTGGCTAGAGCTTGAATTTTGGACTTCCACATGCAAAGGacttgttctgccactgagctagggcCTTTCCCAGTGGACgatggtccattagggtgaatgagGCACTGCCCCATCAAGCTCAATCTGCTCTTGATCAGCCTGCTTTTCTTACTTCCACCCAGCCTAGGTTTGTGGCACTGCCTGACAGTGGCCTCCTTCTTAATTTCAGTGCTGCtcttgcatgccctccaacatttatccaatgaaaatagggacgtcttatttcatcatcaccaccataataacaataatttttatttataccctgacctGACTGGGCCGCCCCAGACATTCTGGACATCTTCCAACATAaaataacttccctatacaggattgccttgagGTGTATTCTAAAGATTGTATATTTACTTATcgccttggctcagggggtcacataactccatcccctcccacatttttccaatgaaaatagggacatcctaaggaaaagcgggacattccgagaTGCCTTCtttaaatctggaactgtccctggaaaaaagtCTGCTCTTGTAGAACTgtggagggaggaggatggggacaaaactagaatcagATGGTTCtgactgtcattggctctggcatcACCTGCTGTTGGTCTTCCTACCAGTCCAAATAGGCACTAACCACTGGTGACCTTTCTCCAAACAGCCAGTCACAAAACTGATGGTAGAGTTAACAGAGATAAAACCAAGACCCTCTAGATTTGTATCCTGCTGCCCAGTATGATAAGCAACTGGTCTCGGGCTGCTACTGTACCAACAGGAAAAGGACAAATACGTTTTGTTTATGTTTGAATACATCACCCACAGTCATAAGCACTGGAATGTAGAGATGATTCCAACAGACTAGACTACGAATGGTcattctgtggccctccagatactgctggaatacaactcccaccattcctgaccattaaccatgctggctggtgctgatggaagtccaacagcatctagagggtcacaggtagTAGTAGATGGCACAGAGGGAGGGTGGCACTGCTTATGTGACTTTCCTCTGCCCAAGTTGTTGCTGTATACCAGGGTGGAGAGGCAACAGAGTGGTGAGGTTGG
It includes:
- the LOC118084570 gene encoding palmitoyltransferase ZDHHC12, whose protein sequence is MEMSQQVWRRSWKFSSPGESKVAVLFFYSCTFLWGYPTYLFWIMPLSFNTLWNAHATFLLGNALMWFLFLKASMMNPGLLPQHTDEYYQAIRQVDYLNYWEEGKILLPRLCHVCHLVKPLRAKHCRIINRCVSGFDHYCPFIYNSVGYRNRPYFVGFLTTMCLNSVVGIYLCWNWFNVMGRSIFIGIGFLFLSVIATTSAMMTSLCVYMAAVNLTTAECLKTTKYAYLLDHKGKFFNPFDRGIVLNFMEFLHIIKPLTEEELKKAELTLV